One region of Balaenoptera ricei isolate mBalRic1 chromosome 5, mBalRic1.hap2, whole genome shotgun sequence genomic DNA includes:
- the IL2 gene encoding interleukin-2: MYKMQLLSCIALTLALVANGAPTSSSTENTKEQVKSLLLDLQLLLKEINNYENLKLFRIKMLTFKFYMPKKATELKHLQCLAEELKPLEDVLNVAQSKTQNSIDIKDLMDNINRIVLTLKGSETRFTCEYDDETVNAVEFLKKWITFCQSIYSTMT; this comes from the exons ATGTACAAGATGCAACTCTTGTCTTGCATTGCACTAACTCTTGCACTTGTGGCAAACGGTGCACCTACTTCAAGCTCTACGGAGAACACAAAGGAACAAGTGAAGTCACTGCTGCTGGATTTACAGTTGCTTTTGAAGGAAATTAAT AATTACGAGAACCTCAAGCTCTTCAGGATCAAGATGCTCACGTTTAAATTTTACATGCCCAAGAAG gCTACAGAATTGAAACATCTTCAGTGTCTAGCAGAAGAACTCAAGCCTCTGGAGGATGTGCTAAATGTTGCTCAAAGCAAAACCCAGAACTCGATAGATATCAAGGATTTAATGGACAATATCAACAGAATAGTTTTGACACTAAAG GGATCTGAAACAAGATTCACATGTGAATATGACGATGAGACAGTAAACGCTGTAGAATTTCTGAAAAAATGGATTACCTTTTGTCAAAGCATCTACTCAACAATGACTTGA